The Cylindrospermopsis curvispora GIHE-G1 genome contains a region encoding:
- a CDS encoding TolB family protein, whose product MLYNSHKLSRSSAILLLSLVLMSGLLAGCFGYPRILSYPFDSSGRGLNSLASEFNPQIGGRYIVFVTDRRGSQDVYLFDTITRGLVDLPGLNTFDTMADHPAVSQDGRYVVFAASRQGKSGIFLYDKETRQSRNLTTNLAAQFRNPTISADGNRIAFEFTNNGQWDILVYDRFGQKLNIP is encoded by the coding sequence ATGTTATATAATTCACATAAGTTATCTAGATCATCTGCCATTTTACTGTTGAGCCTAGTTTTGATGTCAGGTTTGTTAGCTGGATGTTTTGGTTACCCACGAATATTAAGTTATCCTTTTGACTCTAGTGGTCGTGGTTTAAACAGTTTAGCTTCTGAGTTTAACCCACAGATTGGTGGTAGATATATTGTGTTTGTTACTGACCGTCGGGGTAGCCAGGATGTGTATTTATTTGACACAATTACTAGAGGCCTAGTAGATTTACCGGGACTGAATACTTTTGACACCATGGCTGACCATCCTGCAGTAAGTCAGGATGGTCGTTATGTTGTTTTTGCTGCTAGTCGTCAGGGAAAATCTGGCATTTTTCTTTATGATAAAGAAACACGCCAATCTCGTAACTTAACCACCAATTTAGCAGCTCAATTCCGCAATCCCACCATTAGTGCTGATGGCAATAGAATTGCATTTGAGTTCACCAATAATGGACAATGGGACATTTTGGTTT
- a CDS encoding TolB family protein — MRFFSPPPHFFIQVLILVLAILLVSCGTGEVSMDIFSVNTRYTEQDPALSGDGRFLAFVSNRSGSQQLLVYDLQNQGFAPIPGLNRRETIVENPSLSYTGRYVCYLTSDRAKPVIALYDRATKRSQVLTPTYGGWIKNPYISPDGRYIVFQSAGRGQWDIEVLDRGPTVELDIPNGGAVGN; from the coding sequence ATTCGGTTCTTCTCTCCCCCTCCTCACTTTTTCATCCAAGTCCTAATTTTAGTACTGGCTATTTTACTAGTCTCTTGTGGCACTGGTGAGGTGAGCATGGATATTTTCTCGGTGAATACCCGCTATACAGAGCAGGATCCTGCTCTTAGTGGTGATGGAAGGTTTCTAGCTTTTGTTTCTAATCGTAGTGGTAGTCAGCAGTTATTAGTCTATGATTTGCAAAATCAAGGCTTTGCTCCCATTCCTGGTTTAAACCGACGAGAAACTATTGTGGAAAATCCTAGTCTCAGCTACACTGGTCGTTATGTTTGTTATTTAACAAGCGATCGCGCTAAACCGGTGATAGCTCTTTATGACCGGGCTACAAAACGGTCACAAGTGTTAACTCCCACATACGGGGGTTGGATTAAAAATCCGTATATTAGTCCTGATGGTCGTTATATTGTCTTCCAATCTGCTGGTCGTGGACAATGGGATATTGAAGTTTTGGATCGTGGACCAACTGTGGAGTTAGATATTCCTAATGGTGGGGCGGTGGGAAATTAG
- a CDS encoding Ycf66 family protein codes for MITFGINGTGLLAQVNFGANSASVLGIFLAVAGAALYFLRTVRPELSRDQDIFFAAVGLLCGFILIFQGWRLDPILQFGQLLLVGSTVFFAVESIRLRSIATQQAKRNTPIVDDEREVSKKYSYSQRRNYQAEVDEDLDPLPYYEEEEPEPPQRPRIRGSRDDRPSQENYEASPQRTPRRSGREQPDSRTKKRRTGYGSSSNRPNIYDSDENWGDPPRPVDDWETPPSETRKPSRPRKPQSPEFPQNEPPTRPRRRRPPVESFISGDDEPINADYVPYNPIETPTRKPDDSDDLDDIS; via the coding sequence ATGATAACTTTTGGGATCAATGGGACTGGTCTTCTAGCTCAGGTAAATTTCGGGGCTAATTCAGCTAGTGTGCTGGGAATTTTTCTAGCGGTAGCTGGAGCAGCACTGTATTTCCTACGTACTGTGCGTCCCGAACTTTCACGAGACCAGGATATATTTTTTGCTGCTGTTGGATTATTATGCGGGTTTATTCTCATCTTTCAGGGGTGGCGACTTGACCCGATTTTACAATTTGGCCAGTTGCTGTTGGTTGGCTCTACAGTATTTTTTGCAGTTGAAAGTATTAGGTTAAGGAGTATTGCTACTCAACAAGCTAAACGTAATACGCCCATTGTAGATGATGAGCGGGAAGTTAGTAAAAAATATTCTTATTCTCAACGTCGTAATTATCAAGCAGAAGTAGATGAAGATCTAGACCCACTACCATACTACGAAGAGGAAGAACCGGAACCCCCCCAACGTCCTAGAATTAGGGGTAGTCGGGATGATCGTCCTAGTCAAGAGAACTACGAAGCCAGTCCCCAACGGACACCACGTCGTAGTGGTCGGGAACAACCAGATTCACGAACTAAAAAACGCCGCACCGGTTATGGAAGCTCCTCAAACCGTCCTAATATTTATGATTCTGATGAAAATTGGGGTGATCCTCCTAGACCAGTTGATGACTGGGAAACTCCCCCTTCAGAAACCAGAAAACCATCTCGTCCTCGTAAACCTCAATCTCCAGAATTTCCCCAGAACGAACCCCCCACCAGACCAAGAAGGCGTCGTCCCCCCGTGGAGTCTTTTATCTCTGGCGATGATGAACCCATTAATGCTGATTATGTACCTTATAATCCCATAGAAACACCAACTCGAAAACCAGATGATTCTGATGATTTGGATGATATTAGTTAG
- the psbX gene encoding photosystem II reaction center X protein: MTPSLANFLWSLVWGTAIVVIPATVGLIFISQKDKVQRN, encoded by the coding sequence ATGACACCCTCTTTAGCAAATTTCCTTTGGAGTCTAGTTTGGGGTACTGCTATTGTAGTTATCCCTGCTACCGTGGGTTTGATTTTTATCAGCCAAAAAGATAAGGTCCAACGCAATTAG
- a CDS encoding YggT family protein → MSGVDLISWTVGPLLGVMTFLFIFRIILTWYPQVSLKNLPFSLIAWPTEPFLVLLRKIVPPLGGVDITPIIWVGIFSLVREFLLGQQGLLTMAARLNG, encoded by the coding sequence ATGAGTGGTGTTGACCTGATCTCCTGGACTGTTGGACCCCTTCTGGGTGTCATGACCTTTTTATTTATTTTCCGGATCATTTTGACTTGGTATCCCCAGGTGAGTCTTAAAAATTTACCCTTTAGTCTAATTGCCTGGCCAACTGAACCTTTTTTAGTCCTACTCAGAAAAATTGTACCACCTCTTGGTGGTGTGGATATCACCCCCATTATTTGGGTAGGTATCTTCAGCTTGGTAAGGGAGTTCTTGCTAGGTCAGCAAGGATTACTGACCATGGCGGCACGGTTAAATGGGTAG
- the accC gene encoding acetyl-CoA carboxylase biotin carboxylase subunit, whose amino-acid sequence MKFDKILIANRGEIALRILRACEEMGISTVAIHSTVDRNALHVQLADEAVCIGEPASAKSYLNIPNIIAAALTRGATAIHPGYGFLAENARFAEICADHQIAFIGPTPEAIRLMGDKSTAKETMQKAGVPTVPGSDGLVETETQGLAIAHQIGYPVMIKATAGGGGRGMRLVRSEDEFTKLFHAAQGEAGAAFGNAGVYIEKFIERPRHIEFQILADNYGNVIHLGERDCSIQRRNQKLLEEAPSPALDEDLREKMGHAAVKAAQFINYTGAGTIEFLLDKSGHFYFMEMNTRIQVEHPVTEMVTGVDLLVEQIRIAQGERLKFDQDKVTLQGHAIECRINAEDPDHDFRPSPGKISGYLPPGGPGVRIDSHVYTDYQIPPYYDSLIGKLIVWGPDRHTAINRMKRALRECAITGLPTTIGFHQRIMEHPQFLQGQVYTSFIQDMKLP is encoded by the coding sequence ATGAAGTTTGACAAGATTTTAATTGCCAATCGAGGGGAAATAGCCCTTCGTATTCTCCGGGCCTGTGAAGAAATGGGAATTTCCACAGTTGCTATTCACTCTACCGTTGACCGTAATGCTCTACACGTTCAATTGGCTGATGAAGCGGTTTGTATTGGTGAACCAGCTAGTGCTAAAAGTTACTTAAATATTCCCAACATTATTGCAGCAGCTTTAACCAGAGGTGCCACTGCTATTCACCCAGGTTATGGTTTTCTCGCAGAAAATGCCAGATTCGCGGAGATTTGTGCAGACCACCAAATTGCATTTATTGGCCCTACACCAGAAGCAATTCGCTTAATGGGGGATAAATCCACAGCTAAAGAAACTATGCAAAAGGCTGGAGTTCCCACGGTTCCCGGTAGTGATGGACTGGTGGAAACTGAAACCCAAGGACTGGCGATCGCTCACCAGATCGGTTATCCTGTGATGATCAAGGCCACTGCTGGAGGTGGTGGAAGGGGTATGCGTCTTGTGCGCAGTGAAGATGAGTTTACTAAGCTGTTCCATGCAGCTCAAGGAGAAGCTGGCGCCGCTTTTGGTAATGCTGGTGTCTATATAGAAAAATTTATTGAACGTCCCCGACACATCGAGTTTCAAATCCTGGCGGATAACTATGGTAATGTCATCCATTTAGGAGAAAGGGACTGTTCTATTCAGCGTCGTAACCAGAAGTTACTAGAAGAAGCACCTAGTCCTGCTCTGGATGAAGACCTACGGGAAAAAATGGGACATGCAGCTGTGAAAGCAGCACAGTTCATAAACTACACAGGTGCTGGAACCATTGAGTTTCTCTTAGACAAGTCAGGTCATTTCTACTTTATGGAAATGAACACCCGGATTCAAGTAGAACACCCAGTGACTGAAATGGTCACCGGTGTGGACCTTCTGGTAGAACAAATTCGCATTGCTCAAGGTGAAAGACTCAAATTCGATCAGGACAAAGTTACCCTCCAGGGCCATGCCATCGAATGTCGCATCAATGCTGAAGACCCAGATCATGACTTTCGTCCATCACCTGGCAAAATTAGTGGCTACCTACCACCAGGAGGACCAGGGGTAAGAATTGATTCTCATGTTTACACAGATTACCAAATCCCTCCCTACTACGATTCCCTGATTGGCAAATTAATCGTCTGGGGACCTGATCGCCATACAGCCATTAACCGTATGAAACGGGCCCTAAGGGAATGTGCAATTACCGGACTACCTACAACCATTGGATTTCATCAAAGGATCATGGAACATCCACAGTTCTTACAAGGTCAGGTCTACACCAGTTTCATACAGGATATGAAACTTCCCTAA
- a CDS encoding phosphoribosylanthranilate isomerase — translation MRIKICGITQPQQSLAITQLGATALGFICVPSSPRYVSIEQINLATSHIPDHIDKIGVFANSTIFEITKVVSSSSLTGVQLHGDETPLFCEELRQVLPNIELIKAFRVRSWEQLETTLNYTSGVDTFLLDAYHPQQLGGTGKTLDWQVLQSFRPALPWFLAGGLTPDNVLTALTQIHPDGIDLSSGVERSPGDKDLDKVALLFSRLNQL, via the coding sequence ATGCGAATTAAAATTTGCGGTATCACTCAACCACAACAATCTTTGGCAATTACCCAACTGGGTGCAACTGCTTTAGGTTTTATTTGTGTACCTAGTTCACCCCGCTATGTCAGTATAGAACAGATTAACCTAGCTACTTCCCATATACCTGACCATATTGATAAAATTGGTGTGTTCGCAAACAGTACCATTTTTGAAATTACCAAAGTGGTCAGTTCATCAAGTTTAACCGGTGTACAATTACATGGGGACGAAACACCACTGTTCTGTGAGGAACTACGTCAAGTCCTGCCTAACATAGAACTAATTAAAGCCTTTAGGGTAAGGAGCTGGGAACAGCTAGAAACCACCCTCAACTACACCAGTGGTGTGGACACATTTTTATTGGATGCTTATCATCCCCAACAGTTGGGAGGAACGGGCAAAACTTTGGATTGGCAAGTCCTACAATCCTTCCGCCCCGCCCTTCCCTGGTTTTTGGCGGGAGGATTGACTCCAGATAATGTTCTTACCGCCCTCACTCAAATCCACCCAGATGGTATTGACCTCTCTAGTGGAGTAGAGCGATCGCCCGGGGACAAGGACCTAGACAAGGTGGCGCTTTTATTTTCTCGATTAAATCAACTTTAA
- the hemN gene encoding oxygen-independent coproporphyrinogen III oxidase, producing the protein MVFVLPGVKFDLDLIQKYDTRAPRYTSYPPATELSETFTTQDWEMAISHSNHRHTPLSLYFHIPFCETPCYFCGCNTVISHNKKIAEPYVNNLAQEIKNTSRLIDTSRPVLQIHWGGGTPNYLEIHQVQFLWETINRYFCVDPNAEVSIEINPRYINRDYINSLRSIGFNRISFGIQDFDPQVQLAVNRIQPEKMLFDAMDWIKQSNFSSVNVDLIYGLPYQNLQGFQETLTKTIALDPDRIVVFNFAYVPWMKPVQKKIDPTTLPTAQEKLDIMKMTIEQLTSHQYLFIGMDHFAKHNDELAIAQVNGTLKRNFQGYTTHAETELFGFGITAISMLDNAYSQNYKDLKHYYQSVEMGAVPISKGIQLTPDDMIRRDVIMSIMSHFCLRKLEVESKYHINFDQYFHEELLELRLLERDGLVNLFTDEIQITDIGRLLVRNIACHFDAHSKMKESKFSRTI; encoded by the coding sequence ATGGTTTTCGTTTTACCAGGTGTCAAATTTGATTTGGACTTGATTCAAAAATATGACACTCGCGCTCCTAGATACACTAGTTATCCACCCGCTACGGAATTATCTGAAACATTTACAACTCAAGACTGGGAAATGGCTATTTCTCATTCTAATCACCGTCATACCCCTCTGTCTTTATATTTCCACATTCCTTTCTGTGAAACTCCTTGCTATTTTTGTGGTTGTAATACGGTCATCTCTCATAACAAAAAGATTGCTGAACCTTATGTGAATAATTTAGCTCAGGAAATAAAAAATACTTCTCGTCTTATTGATACAAGTCGCCCTGTCCTTCAAATTCACTGGGGTGGAGGCACTCCCAATTATCTGGAAATACATCAAGTCCAATTTCTATGGGAAACTATTAATCGCTATTTCTGTGTTGATCCAAATGCGGAAGTTTCTATTGAAATTAACCCCCGTTATATCAATAGGGACTATATTAACTCTCTGAGGAGTATTGGCTTTAATCGCATTAGCTTTGGTATCCAAGATTTTGACCCCCAAGTACAATTAGCAGTTAACCGAATTCAACCAGAAAAAATGCTGTTTGATGCTATGGACTGGATTAAACAATCCAATTTTTCTAGTGTGAATGTGGATTTAATTTATGGTTTACCTTACCAAAATTTACAAGGTTTCCAAGAAACCCTCACCAAAACCATTGCTCTTGACCCAGACAGAATTGTTGTCTTTAATTTCGCCTATGTCCCCTGGATGAAACCAGTGCAAAAAAAAATTGATCCTACTACTCTACCCACCGCTCAAGAAAAACTAGACATCATGAAAATGACTATTGAGCAGTTGACTAGTCATCAATATTTGTTTATTGGTATGGACCATTTTGCTAAGCATAATGATGAATTGGCGATCGCTCAGGTTAATGGTACTTTAAAACGAAACTTCCAAGGTTATACCACCCATGCAGAAACTGAACTGTTTGGTTTTGGCATCACTGCTATCAGCATGCTAGATAATGCATACTCTCAAAACTATAAGGATTTGAAGCATTACTATCAATCTGTGGAAATGGGCGCAGTTCCCATTAGTAAGGGAATTCAATTAACTCCAGATGATATGATCAGACGGGATGTGATTATGTCTATTATGTCTCATTTCTGTCTACGTAAGTTGGAAGTTGAAAGTAAATATCACATCAATTTTGATCAGTATTTCCATGAAGAACTCCTAGAATTAAGACTTCTAGAAAGGGATGGACTGGTAAATTTATTCACTGATGAAATCCAAATCACGGATATTGGTAGATTGTTGGTGAGAAATATTGCTTGTCACTTTGACGCTCATAGTAAAATGAAGGAGTCTAAATTCTCCCGCACTATTTAA
- a CDS encoding biliverdin-producing heme oxygenase, translating to MGNNLAVKLRSGTQKAHTDAENVGFMKCFVKGIVDKECLGKFLGNLYFVYGELEAAITKHQQHPVIKVMYFPQLNRLPSLEKDMLFYYGDLWRSYLKPSLATQKYVARLQQLSTHQPALLLGHAYTRYMGDLSGGQMLQKIAQSALQLSGYEGTEFYNFEQIPDKQVFKNQYRQALDLVPVDETTADQIVAEANYAFYLNMEIVKELEPILMAKLGQANYNQLV from the coding sequence ATGGGCAATAACTTAGCGGTAAAACTTCGCTCCGGTACTCAAAAAGCTCATACGGATGCAGAAAACGTGGGTTTTATGAAGTGTTTCGTCAAGGGGATTGTGGACAAAGAATGTTTGGGAAAATTTTTGGGCAATCTGTATTTTGTCTATGGTGAACTAGAAGCTGCAATTACTAAACATCAACAACATCCTGTAATTAAGGTGATGTATTTTCCCCAACTAAATCGTCTTCCATCCCTAGAAAAAGATATGTTATTTTATTATGGTGATCTCTGGCGTAGTTACCTAAAACCATCCTTAGCTACTCAAAAATATGTTGCTCGTCTGCAACAACTTTCTACCCATCAACCTGCTCTACTATTAGGTCATGCCTATACCCGTTATATGGGTGATCTTTCCGGTGGACAAATGCTGCAAAAAATTGCTCAGTCAGCTTTACAACTCTCTGGTTATGAGGGAACTGAGTTTTATAATTTCGAGCAAATTCCCGATAAACAGGTTTTTAAAAACCAGTATCGTCAAGCATTGGATCTCGTACCGGTGGATGAGACAACTGCTGATCAAATTGTCGCTGAAGCTAATTATGCTTTCTATCTCAATATGGAGATAGTGAAAGAGTTGGAACCTATATTAATGGCCAAGTTGGGTCAAGCTAACTATAATCAGCTAGTTTGA
- a CDS encoding DUF721 domain-containing protein translates to MSLKSVNEILGILQIESRCQEEPLLKLLNFWPEVVGVKVARETRPLSIRRHVLWVATSSAAWSQNLTFGRYAILLKLNQRLNQLQIPAITDIRFSTAQWNQTAQNQTQETFSCQKHPSYLEQSTNINHTSQIAQPVVSVKMVFENWFRTKQVKDSHLPLCPQCHCPSPPGELERWSICSPCAAKVMDETYSD, encoded by the coding sequence ATGTCGTTAAAATCAGTTAATGAAATTCTAGGGATTCTCCAAATAGAGTCTAGGTGTCAAGAAGAACCTTTGCTCAAGTTACTTAATTTTTGGCCAGAGGTTGTTGGTGTGAAGGTAGCTCGGGAAACTCGCCCCCTGTCCATACGGCGTCATGTTTTGTGGGTAGCAACTTCCAGTGCTGCTTGGTCACAAAACTTAACCTTTGGACGCTATGCTATTCTATTAAAGTTAAATCAGCGATTAAACCAATTGCAAATTCCTGCTATAACAGATATTCGGTTTTCAACTGCACAATGGAATCAAACAGCACAAAACCAGACACAAGAAACTTTTTCTTGCCAAAAACACCCCAGTTATTTAGAACAGAGCACTAATATCAATCATACTAGTCAAATTGCTCAGCCAGTGGTTTCAGTTAAAATGGTTTTTGAAAACTGGTTCAGGACTAAACAAGTCAAGGATAGTCATTTACCTTTGTGTCCCCAATGTCATTGTCCATCCCCACCAGGGGAACTGGAACGCTGGAGCATTTGTTCTCCCTGTGCTGCTAAGGTGATGGACGAAACCTACAGCGATTGA